Proteins encoded by one window of Bactrocera oleae isolate idBacOlea1 chromosome 4, idBacOlea1, whole genome shotgun sequence:
- the LOC106624580 gene encoding uncharacterized protein isoform X1, translating into MRNARVTHEGAYTEEHIDIFIIYSVEVNMREKHVNSANFTRRSTTQRLFVRINENRLELVYAFVVFYCCICVMISGLRCFTCTYLQEYSDKTCLIDANSTRITDCSKKYCTIMRQESVRPSGIVISFLRDCLDKPLYLNAVKTDATFKTFYRSCTTDLCNDSDGTTSATNINPNLGATENMVIKGKRH; encoded by the exons ATGCGTAACGCACGTGTCACTCACGAAGGTGCTTACACAGAAGAACATATCGACATATTTATCATATATTCCGTGGAAGTAAATATGAGAGAAAAGCATGTGAATTCAGCTAATTTCACACGGAGAAGTACAACGCAGCGCCTTTTCGTGCGAATCAATGAAAATCGTTTGGAGCTGGTATACGCATTCGtagtattttattgttgtatttgtgttATGA TTTCTGGCCTGCGCTGTTTCACTTGCACTTATTTACAAGAATACTCGGATAAAACATGTCTAATCGATGCTAATTCTACACGAATCACTGATTGTTCGAAGAAGTATTGTACGATCATGCGTCAAGAATCTGTG cgACCATCTGGCATAGTGATTTCCTTTCTACGCGATTGCCTGGATAAGCCGCTG TACTTGAATGCCGTTAAGACCGATGCGACTTTCAAAACTTTCTATCGCAGCTGCACCACCGATTTATGCAATGACTCAGATGGCACAACATCGGCAACAAATATAAATCCCAACTTGGGCGCTACCGAAAATATGGTGATTAAAGGCAAACGACACTAA
- the LOC106624580 gene encoding uncharacterized protein isoform X2 has protein sequence MRNARVTHEGAYTEEHIDIFIIYSVEVNMREKHVNSANFTRRSTTQRLFVRINENRLELVYAFVVFYCCICVMISGLRCFTCTYLQEYSDKTCLIDANSTRITDCSKKYCTIMRQESVRPSGIVISFLRDCLDKPLYLNAVKTDATFKTFYRSCTTDLCNDSDGTTSATNINPNLGATENMELQSA, from the exons ATGCGTAACGCACGTGTCACTCACGAAGGTGCTTACACAGAAGAACATATCGACATATTTATCATATATTCCGTGGAAGTAAATATGAGAGAAAAGCATGTGAATTCAGCTAATTTCACACGGAGAAGTACAACGCAGCGCCTTTTCGTGCGAATCAATGAAAATCGTTTGGAGCTGGTATACGCATTCGtagtattttattgttgtatttgtgttATGA TTTCTGGCCTGCGCTGTTTCACTTGCACTTATTTACAAGAATACTCGGATAAAACATGTCTAATCGATGCTAATTCTACACGAATCACTGATTGTTCGAAGAAGTATTGTACGATCATGCGTCAAGAATCTGTG cgACCATCTGGCATAGTGATTTCCTTTCTACGCGATTGCCTGGATAAGCCGCTG TACTTGAATGCCGTTAAGACCGATGCGACTTTCAAAACTTTCTATCGCAGCTGCACCACCGATTTATGCAATGACTCAGATGGCACAACATCGGCAACAAATATAAATCCCAACTTGGGCGCTACCGAAAATATG GAATTACAATCTGCATAA
- the LOC106624580 gene encoding uncharacterized protein isoform X3 encodes MYVKAGSSCSNLIAVLFVISMLMALQATSVSGLRCFTCTYLQEYSDKTCLIDANSTRITDCSKKYCTIMRQESVRPSGIVISFLRDCLDKPLYLNAVKTDATFKTFYRSCTTDLCNDSDGTTSATNINPNLGATENMVIKGKRH; translated from the exons ATGTATGTCAAGGCAGGCAGCAGTTGTAGCAATCTAATCGCCGTGTTATTTGTAATTAGCATGCTGATGGCGTTGCAGGCGACAAGCG TTTCTGGCCTGCGCTGTTTCACTTGCACTTATTTACAAGAATACTCGGATAAAACATGTCTAATCGATGCTAATTCTACACGAATCACTGATTGTTCGAAGAAGTATTGTACGATCATGCGTCAAGAATCTGTG cgACCATCTGGCATAGTGATTTCCTTTCTACGCGATTGCCTGGATAAGCCGCTG TACTTGAATGCCGTTAAGACCGATGCGACTTTCAAAACTTTCTATCGCAGCTGCACCACCGATTTATGCAATGACTCAGATGGCACAACATCGGCAACAAATATAAATCCCAACTTGGGCGCTACCGAAAATATGGTGATTAAAGGCAAACGACACTAA